TTCTTGAGCTGTCTTTATTCGATTTCTTACCCCCCAGCTTCGCTTTAGCACGTTAACGTCATCAAAAAAAACAAATTGATCCACTTGATCAATCAAGTCAAAATAGCCAATCCACGGCAGGTATGTGGGCTGCATAATAGCAACTATGGACATGTTTCCTGCTCTGCCAGTCTGTAGAGGCATACTTGAATCTGATGCAACAATCCAGAGTCCATACTTTCGGCAACAGGGCACAACGGGGGAAAACCTACTGTTCTATCTTCCAGGCCAGGATAGGCGTTTCCTATAGTCTCACCAATTTGACTGAGCTCTTCATTGGGATTCAGGCACAGGTCCGAAAATGACAGGCAATGCTTTCTATGAGCAGGCACCATTTCCATTTGCCTGTCTAACTCTTTTTGGGTGTAATGGATTTGTCCGGCTATCTGCTCAGGAATGTCTTGACTCTTGAGATGTGAATACTGCTTTGGTTTTATGGAAAACCATTGGTTTATGTCCTTCATGTATTTGATTCGTCCGTTAAAAAGAGAAACAGCAACGGATTCGATATCTCTTTTTATATATATGAAAAAGGAAGTAGATAACATATTTGCTAAAAATTCCGTTTGTAAAGGGAGTGCTGCTGGATTTTTAAATATCAAAGGCCGTTTCCAAGCATTTTCCATAACGGCCAGGGATTTTTGCAGCCCTCTTACATCTATTCTCGATTGTGCTTCATGGTCCAGAAAATGATTTTCCTTGAAATCAAACCAGCGCCTCCAAAAATATCCAAATTCATGATGGCCCTCATATCCGGCGGTGAATCCATAATTTGATTCTAAGCCTGAAGATTCGTGCCCCGGATCCTGAGATAGTTCCCTGGCCAGGGATATTCCAAATTCAGGCGCGTTCCAGAATTTTGCAATCAGATTGGATGCGTAACCCAGTCTAAATCTTTGGATCATCATCTGGGCCAAAGGGGTCGTGCCTGACCTGGGCAAACCAACAATGAAAATTACCGGCAGTTGTGGAGTGGGGGGAATATCTTTATAAAATTGGTCAAACATCCTCTCCCGAGCCAGTACGTTGTTTAATTGTTCAATCAGGTTAAT
This genomic interval from Desulfonatronovibrio hydrogenovorans DSM 9292 contains the following:
- a CDS encoding sulfotransferase, which codes for MINLIEQLNNVLARERMFDQFYKDIPPTPQLPVIFIVGLPRSGTTPLAQMMIQRFRLGYASNLIAKFWNAPEFGISLARELSQDPGHESSGLESNYGFTAGYEGHHEFGYFWRRWFDFKENHFLDHEAQSRIDVRGLQKSLAVMENAWKRPLIFKNPAALPLQTEFLANMLSTSFFIYIKRDIESVAVSLFNGRIKYMKDINQWFSIKPKQYSHLKSQDIPEQIAGQIHYTQKELDRQMEMVPAHRKHCLSFSDLCLNPNEELSQIGETIGNAYPGLEDRTVGFPPLCPVAESMDSGLLHQIQVCLYRLAEQETCP